TTCACGCTGGCTGGGCTCACTGGACGCGTTTGAAAAACGCATGGCGGATGTGCCGGAGGTGCGCCGCTACGGACGCCTGACGCGCGCCACCGGTCTGGTGCTGGAGGCGACCGGCCTGCAGCTGCCGCTGGGCGCGACCTGCGTTATCGAACGTCACGACGGTAAACAGGTTACTGAAGTTGAAAGCGAAGTGGTCGGCTTCAACGGGCAGAAACTCTTTTTGATGCCGCTGGAAGAAGTGGAAGGCATTTTGCCCGGTGCGCGCGTGTTTGCGCGCGGCAACGGCGACAGCGCACAGAGCGGAAAACAGCTGATGCTGGGTCCGCAGCTGTTGGGCCGCGTACTGGACGGTAGCGGCCGTCCGTTAGACGGTCTGCCCGCGCCGGAAACCGGCTATCGCGCGCCATTGATCACCCCGCCCTTTAACCCGCTGCAGCGTACGCCGATCACCGACGTGCTGGATACCGGCGTCCGTGCGATCAACGCGCTGCTGACGGTAGGCCGCGGTCAGCGTATGGGGCTGTTTGCCGGCTCCGGCGTGGGTAAATCGGTGCTGCTCGGCATGATGGCGCGTTACACCAAAGCCGACGTGATCGTGGTCGGGCTGATTGGCGAACGTGGCCGTGAAGTTAAAGACTTTATTGAAAATATTCTTGGCACCGAGGGCCGTGCGCGCTCGGTGGTGATTGCCGCACCGGCGGATGTCTCCCCGCTGCTGCGTATGCAGGGCGCGGCATATGCCACGCGCATCGCCGAAGATTTCCGCGATCGCGGCCAGCATGTGCTGCTGATTATGGACTCATTAACGCGTTATGCGATGGCGCAGCGTGAAATTGCGCTGGCGATCGGCGAGCCGCCGGCCACCAAAGGCTATCCGCCTTCGGTGTTCGCCAAGCTGCCCGCGCTGGTGGAGCGCGCCGGTAACGGCATCGACGGCGGCGGCTCGATTACCGCCTTTTATACCGTATTAACCGAAGGCGACGATCAGCAGGACCCGATCGCCGACTCCGCGCGCGCCATTCTCGATGGCCATGTGGTGCTGTCGCGTCGGCTGGCGGAGGCGGGTCACTACCCGGCCATCGATATTGAAGCCTCGATCAGTCGTGCGATGACCGCGCTAATAGATGAAACGCACTATGCGCGCGTACGCCAGTTTAAGCAGCTGCTCTCCAGCTATCAGCGCAACCGCGATTTGATTAGCGTCGGCGCCTACGCAGCCGGCAGCGATCCGATGCTGGATAAGGCGATTAAGCTGTGGCCGATGCTGGAATCCTTTTTGCAACAGGGCATCTTCGAGCAGAGCCGCTATGACGATGCCTGCCTGCATCTCCAGGCTATTTTTGGTTGATGGCGTCGGGCCCTCCCGGCGCGAGAAATGAGGTCACCTGACGATGGCTAAAGCTAACAGTGCGATGGAAACCCTGCGCGACCTGGCGCAGCAAGAGGTGGAAGACGCGGCTATCCGGCTGGGTACGATGCGTCGCGCCCAACAGCAGGCGGACGAGCAGCTGAATATGCTGCTCAACTATCAGGATGAATATCGCCACAAGCTGAACAGCAATATGTCGACCGGCATCGCCAGTTCGCGCTGGACAAACTATCACCAGTTTATTCAGACGCTGGAAAAAGCAATTGAACAACATCGCCACCAGCTGGCGCAGTGTACGCAAAAAGTCGAACAGGCGCTTAATGTCTGGCGCAACAAACAGCAACGGCTGCACGCCTGGGAAACGCTCCAGGCTCGTTCGCAGGCCAATGAATTATTACAGGAAAACCGTCTCGATCAGAAACGGATGGATGAGTATGCCCAGCGGGCATCTTTGAGGAAGGCTAATGATTAAGTTGCCAACATCAGTCAATACCGTCAGCGTCAATAGCGGCGCTGATGTTACCAGCGGCAGCGGCCTGGCTAGCGGCGAAGGCGCGGCTTCCGGTCAGCTGTCGGAAGCGTTTCTGACACTGCTCGGCAATCGTCTGCTGACGCTGGCGAAACAGGGCGATGGGAAAGCCGCGCTGGCCGCCGACGCGCAAAAAACGCCGACGGAGAAAACGCCGGCGAGCGAGCTTAGCCAACTGCTAAGCGCGCTGCAAAAGCCGGAGGCGATTAATGCGTTGCTGACGCCGGAAAAGGCTAAAGAGAACCTGAAGTCCGCCGATGATAAGGATGAGCTGAAACGAGACAGTTTAAGCGCTGCCGATCAGCAATCTTTACAGGCACTGTTCGCCATGCTGCCGCAAACGCCGCTGGTGCAGCAGGCTGCGAAAAACAATGACGTGAAACTGGACGGTCAGGGTCTCAACGCGTTGAGCACCCAGAGCGGTAATCTGAAGGCGACGCTGACGGTGTTAACCGCGCAGCAGCCTGGTGATAAAGCGGATACCGGCGCGGCTAACACCAGCCTGGCCAGCGCCGCTACCGACAGCGAGGAGAAAGCCCCGCTCGCCAGCTTCCAGGGCCTGATGAGCGAGACGCGTCAAAGTGAAGGAAAAGAGACGAATGAAAGCCTGCCGACGCATACGCTAAGCGCGCTTTCAACCGTGATGAATCACGCCACCGCTGCTACCGCTGCGCCTGCTGCATCGGCCACGGCAATGACGCCAGCCACGCCGCAGATTAATGCGCAGCTGGGCAGCCCGGAATGGCAGCAGGCAGTGAGTCAGCAGGTATTGATGTTCAGCCGCAACGGCCAGCAGAACGCCGAGCTGCGTCTGCACCCGGACGATCTGGGCGCGATTCAGATCAGCCTGAAGCTGGATAACGATCAGGCGCAGCTGAATATGGTGTCAAACCACAGTCAGGTGCGCGCCGCGCTGGAAGCCGCGTTGCCGCATCTGCGTACCGCGCTGGCGGAAAGCGGCATCAACCTGGCCCAGAGCAACGTCAGCAGCGATGCTTTCCCGCAGAACCAGAGCTTTGGCAACCAGCAGGAATCGCGCCGCGAGCAGCCAGGCAGTTTTTCGCTGAGTTCCGGCAGCGAAGATGACGTTACGCCGCTGGCCGTTCCCGCCGCTTTGCAGGCGCGTGCGGCAGGCAGTAGCGCAGTAGATACATTCGCCTGACGGTGACAAACGCCAAAGGTAAAAGCAAAAGGCGCGTCTTTTCCCCCCATTGACTGGCGAGAGACGCGCGATAATCACTCTCGGCTCGCCACTATGGCCTGCCCCAGATAATTCACAGGGTATTTCTGCAAAATGTCTGATAACGCGAAAGCTAAAGGCCGCAAACGTTCCATCCTGATTCCGGTGTTACTGGTTGTAACGCTGGCCGCTTGCAGCGTGGCAGGCTATGTAGTGTGGCGAATGATGAATAAAACCGACGGACATCCGGAAGCCGCGAAAGTGGAACCGCCTGCCGCACCGGTCTTTTATGCTCTTGATACATTTACGGTTAACCTGGTCAATGCGGATAACGATCCCGATCGCGTGCTGTACGTCGGCTTTACGCTGCGTCTGCCGAATGAGGAAACGCGTGTTCGCATGAACGACTATCTGCCTGAAGTTCGTAGCCGGTTGCTGCTGCTGCTCTCTCGCCAGGATTCAGTGAAGCTGGCATCGGAACAGGGTAAGCAAGCGCTGGTAGAACAGATCAAGCAGTCGCTGGCACCGCCGCTGGTTAAAGGTCAACCTCCGCAGGTCGTAAACGATGTACTGTTTACCGCCTTCATATTGAGGTGAGTTAATGGGCGATAGCATTCTTTCACAGGCTGAGATTGACGCGCTTCTCAATGGCGACAGTGAAAGCGCGGAAGATGATAAGAATAAGAGTATCGGCGATGACAATATTCGCCCATACGATCCTAATACCCAGCGTCGCGTGGTGCGCGAGCGCCTGCAGGCGCTGGAGATTATTAACGAGCGTTTTGCGCGCCAGTTCCGTATGGGACTGTTTAACCTGCTGCGCCGTAGTCCGGATATCAGCGTTGGGGCGATTAAAATTCAGCCGTACCATGAATTTGCCCGTAACCTGCCGGTGCCGACCAACCTGAACCTGATCCACCTGAAGCCGCTGCGCGGCACAGCGCTGTTCGTTTTCTCGCCCAGCCTGGTGTTTATTGCGGTGGATAACCTGTTCGGTGGCGACGGGCGCTTCCCGACTAAAGTTGAGGGGCGTGAATTTACCCATACGGAACAGCGCGTGATCCGCCGCATGCTGAAGCTGGCGCTGGAAGGCTACAGCGATGCATGGAAAGCGATTTATCCGCTGGATGTTGAATATGTGCGTTCGGAGATGCAGGTGAAATTTACCAACATCACCACATCGCCGAACGATATCGTGGTTACCACGCCGTTTCAGGTAGAGATCGGCAACCTGGTTGGGGAATTTAATATTTGTATCCCCTTCAGCATGATCGAGCCGCTGCGCGAACTGCTGGTTAACCCGCCGCTGGAAAACTCGCGACAGGAAGACAGACACTGGCGCGACACGCT
This Mixta hanseatica DNA region includes the following protein-coding sequences:
- a CDS encoding flagellar hook-length control protein FliK codes for the protein MIKLPTSVNTVSVNSGADVTSGSGLASGEGAASGQLSEAFLTLLGNRLLTLAKQGDGKAALAADAQKTPTEKTPASELSQLLSALQKPEAINALLTPEKAKENLKSADDKDELKRDSLSAADQQSLQALFAMLPQTPLVQQAAKNNDVKLDGQGLNALSTQSGNLKATLTVLTAQQPGDKADTGAANTSLASAATDSEEKAPLASFQGLMSETRQSEGKETNESLPTHTLSALSTVMNHATAATAAPAASATAMTPATPQINAQLGSPEWQQAVSQQVLMFSRNGQQNAELRLHPDDLGAIQISLKLDNDQAQLNMVSNHSQVRAALEAALPHLRTALAESGINLAQSNVSSDAFPQNQSFGNQQESRREQPGSFSLSSGSEDDVTPLAVPAALQARAAGSSAVDTFA
- the fliI gene encoding flagellar protein export ATPase FliI, producing MTTRLSRWLGSLDAFEKRMADVPEVRRYGRLTRATGLVLEATGLQLPLGATCVIERHDGKQVTEVESEVVGFNGQKLFLMPLEEVEGILPGARVFARGNGDSAQSGKQLMLGPQLLGRVLDGSGRPLDGLPAPETGYRAPLITPPFNPLQRTPITDVLDTGVRAINALLTVGRGQRMGLFAGSGVGKSVLLGMMARYTKADVIVVGLIGERGREVKDFIENILGTEGRARSVVIAAPADVSPLLRMQGAAYATRIAEDFRDRGQHVLLIMDSLTRYAMAQREIALAIGEPPATKGYPPSVFAKLPALVERAGNGIDGGGSITAFYTVLTEGDDQQDPIADSARAILDGHVVLSRRLAEAGHYPAIDIEASISRAMTALIDETHYARVRQFKQLLSSYQRNRDLISVGAYAAGSDPMLDKAIKLWPMLESFLQQGIFEQSRYDDACLHLQAIFG
- the fliL gene encoding flagellar basal body-associated protein FliL — translated: MSDNAKAKGRKRSILIPVLLVVTLAACSVAGYVVWRMMNKTDGHPEAAKVEPPAAPVFYALDTFTVNLVNADNDPDRVLYVGFTLRLPNEETRVRMNDYLPEVRSRLLLLLSRQDSVKLASEQGKQALVEQIKQSLAPPLVKGQPPQVVNDVLFTAFILR
- the fliJ gene encoding flagellar export protein FliJ — translated: MAKANSAMETLRDLAQQEVEDAAIRLGTMRRAQQQADEQLNMLLNYQDEYRHKLNSNMSTGIASSRWTNYHQFIQTLEKAIEQHRHQLAQCTQKVEQALNVWRNKQQRLHAWETLQARSQANELLQENRLDQKRMDEYAQRASLRKAND
- the fliM gene encoding flagellar motor switch protein FliM translates to MGDSILSQAEIDALLNGDSESAEDDKNKSIGDDNIRPYDPNTQRRVVRERLQALEIINERFARQFRMGLFNLLRRSPDISVGAIKIQPYHEFARNLPVPTNLNLIHLKPLRGTALFVFSPSLVFIAVDNLFGGDGRFPTKVEGREFTHTEQRVIRRMLKLALEGYSDAWKAIYPLDVEYVRSEMQVKFTNITTSPNDIVVTTPFQVEIGNLVGEFNICIPFSMIEPLRELLVNPPLENSRQEDRHWRDTLVKQVQHSELELIANFADVSLRLSRILQLKPGDVLPIEKPDRIIAHVDGVPVLTSQYGTLNGQYALRVEHLINPILNSLNEEQPDE